A window of the Alnus glutinosa chromosome 4, dhAlnGlut1.1, whole genome shotgun sequence genome harbors these coding sequences:
- the LOC133865688 gene encoding leucine-rich repeat receptor-like tyrosine-protein kinase PXC3, with translation MNRYEHSTPLLHFCLFFFLLCPLVFSQLPSNQRTTMINILSEALINNTDLSWDVTTDPCSWNGVTCTHGSLPITEISLSGFSLSSSDFLPLLCQIDSLVSLDLSNNSLASIPDGFITDCGKIGGLQLLNISRNRLDGPLPPFHGFVGLQFLDLSFNFLSGNIGLQLEGLVALKSLNLSVNLFNGLIPTNLGKAMALEQLQLSKNSFERGIPDQIIDYQNLTLVDLSVNMLSGPVPDRIGDLYKLEVLILSTNNLSGKIPETLLSIKSLSRFAANQNNFEGTIPSGLTRFLRNLDLSYNKLSGSIPSEILSPSNLQTVDLSYNLLEGPVPSNISQNMIRLRLGSNLLNGPIPSAAFGTLEKLMYLELENNRLTGSVPPALGSCRNLMLLSLAGNKLNGALPGQLGGLSQLQVMKLQSNKLVGEIPVEITQLQKLSTLNISWNSLNGSIPSAISSLQSLTFLHLQGNHLSGLIPNTIVNMGSLLELQLGGNQLSGQIPRMPVTLQIALNLSTNLLEGPIPKSLLQLTALEVLDLSNNNLSGEIPTGLTQMAALTTLLLSNNQLSGTISKSNPWLTFDANGNKDLINATKSNTPPKSAKKGKSVTAALAIGFAAALFAAGVVIGVAVSISRRYYRVNDEQSQSAEDLPPPRVLQGNLLTANAIHRSNIDFTKAMEAVADPSNIQLKTKFSTYYKAIMPSGSSYFVKRINWSDKIFQLGSHDKFWRELEVLGKLSNSNVMTPLAYVLTVDNAYLFYEFAPKGTLFDILHGSSGNALDWASRYSIAVGVAQGLAFLHGCTCGPILLLDPSSTNIMLKSLKEPQVGDIELYKVIDPSKSTGSLSMVAGSVGYIPPEYAYTMRVTMAGNVYSFGVVLLELLTGKRAVSEGTELAKWVLSNSGKQDKWDRILDSNVSRTSLAIRSQMLAVLKVALGCVNVSPDARPKMKNVLRMLLNAR, from the exons ATGAACAGGTATGAGCACAGCACTCCTCTACTCCATTTCtgcttatttttcttcttgttatgTCCTCTGGTCTTCTCTCAACTACCCTCAAACCAAAGAACCACCATGATCAATATTCTTTCTGAGGCCCTGATCAACAACACAGATTTATCATGGGACGTTACCACAGACCCATGTTCATGGAATGGAGTTACGTGCACCCATGGGAGCCTTCCCATTACCGAAATCTCTCTATCTGGGTTTTCCCTCTCCTCCTCAGATTTTCTACCTCTTCTTTGCCAGATAGATTCTTTGGTGAGTCTTGACCTCTCCAACAACAGTCTGGCCTCAATCCCAGATGGGTTTATCACAGATTGTGGTAAGATTGGAGGGCTGCAGCTCTTGAATATTAGCAGAAACCGGTTAGATGGTCCCCTGCCTCCTTTTCATGGTTTTGTTGGGTTGCAGTTCTTGGACTTGTCTTTCAATTTCTTGAGTGGAAACATAGGTTTACAGTTAGAAGGATTGGTTGCCCTGAAAAGTTTGAATCTTAGTGTCAACCTTTTCAATGGCCTCATTCCTACCAACCTTGGGAAAGCTATGGCTTTGGAGCAGCTTCAGCTCTCAAAGAATTCCTTCGAACGTGGAATCCCTGATCAAATCATCGATTACCAAAATTTGACCCTGGTTGACTTAAGTGTAAATATGCTTTCTGGCCCTGTTCCTGATAGAATTGGAGACCTCTATAAGTTGGAAGTTTTGATTCTATCTACCAATAACTTAAGCGGGAAAATCCCAGAAACCCTTTTAAGTATCAAAAGCCTTTCACGTTTTGCAGCCAATCAAAACAATTTTGAAGGAACGATTCCCAGTGGACTTACAAGATTCCTCAGGAACTTAGACCTTAGTTATAATAAGTTAAGTGGGTCGATTCCTTCAGAAATATTGTCACCATCAAATTTGCAGACGGTAGATTTGTCTTATAATTTGTTAGAGGGACCGGTACCTTCAAATATATCTCAAAACATGATCAGGTTGAGACTGGGAAGCAATTTGCTTAATGGGCCAATCCCTTCTGCAGCATTTGGAACACTTGAGAAATTGATGTACTTGGAGCTGGAAAACAATAGGTTGACCGGGTCGGTACCTCCGGCTTTGGGTTCTTGCCGGAATTTGATGTTGTTGAGTCTGGCAGGGAATAAGCTGAATGGTGCATTGCCGGGACAGTTGGGTGGACTTAGCCAACTTCAAGTTATGAAGCTTCAGTCGAACAAGCTGGTTGGAGAAATCCCAGTTGAAATTACCCAACTACAGAAATTATCGACACTGAACATCAGCTGGAATTCGCTGAATGGTTCAATACCTTCTGCGATTTCAAGCTTGCAAAGCCTTACTTTCCTGCACTTACAAGGTAACCATCTCAGTGGTCTAATACCCAACACCATTGTCAACATGGGCTCTCTGTTAGAACTCCAGCTTGGAGGAAATCAACTTAGCGGTCAGATTCCAAGGATGCCAGTAACGTTGCAGATTGCTTTAAATCTCAGCACCAACCTCCTTGAAGGGCCTATTCCAAAAAGTCTTTTACAACTTACTGCATTAGAAGTTTTGGATCTCTCAAACAATAATTTGTCAGGAGAGATACCAACAGGTCTGACCCAAATGGCAGCCTTGACAACGTTGCTCCTTTCTAACAACCAGCTCTCTGGAACTATTTCAAAGTCAAATCCATGGCTTACATTTGATGCAAATGGAAATAAGGATCTTATTAACGCTACAAAATCAAACACTCCACCAAAATCAGCCAAGAAGGGAAAATCGGTTACTGCAGCTTTGGCTATTGGGTTTGCAGCTGCTCTTTTCGCCGCTGGGGTAGTCATTGGCGTTGCTGTATCAATCTCAAGGCGCTATTACAGGGTTAATGATGAACAATCACAATCAGCAGAAGATCTCCCCCCTCCTCGGGTCCTCCAAGGCAATCTATTAACTGCCAATGCGATCCACCGATCGAATATCGACTTCACCAAAGCTATGGAAGCAGTTGCTGACCCATCAAACATCCAGCTGAAGACCAAGTTTTCAACCTACTACAAAGCCATCATGCCATCTGGATCAAGCTACTTTGTCAAGAGGATTAACTGGAGTGACAAGATATTCCAGTTGGGCAGCCATGATAAATTTTGGCGAGAGCTGGAGGTCTTGGGGAAACTGAGCAATTCAAATGTCATGACTCCTTTAGCCTACGTTTTGACAGTTGACAATGCTTATCTTTTCTACGAATTTGCTCCAAAAGGAACCCTTTTCGACATTCTCCATGGTAGCTCGGGAAATGCTTTGGATTGGGCAAGCAGATACAGTATAGCAGTTGGAGTAGCTCAGGGTCTTGCTTTTCTGCATGGATGCACCTGTGGTCCGATACTACTCCTTGACCCATCAAGCACAAATATCATGCTGAAGTCCCTCAAGGAACCTCAGGTTGGAGACATTGAGCTATATAAGGTGATTGATCCCTCCAAGAGCACTGGAAGCCTTTCTATGGTCGCTGGTTCGGTTGGCTATATTCCTCCAG AGTACGCTTACACGATGAGGGTAACGATGGCGGGGAACGTTTACAGCTTTGGAGTCGTTCTTCTGGAATTGCTGACAGGAAAGCGGGCCGTTAGTGAGGGAACTGAGCTGGCCAAGTGGGTCTTGAGCAACTCAGGCAAACAAGATAAATGGGATCGCATCCTTGACTCCAACGTCAGCAGAACATCACTCGCCATTAGAAGTCAGATGCTTGCAGTCCTCAAGGTTGCTCTTGGTTGCGTAAATGTATCACCAGATGCAAGGCCGAAGATGAAGAACGTGCTGCGGATGCTCCTCAATGCAAGATAA